One Triticum dicoccoides isolate Atlit2015 ecotype Zavitan chromosome 5B, WEW_v2.0, whole genome shotgun sequence genomic window carries:
- the LOC119312681 gene encoding coatomer subunit beta'-1-like yields MTFNLDNTSSFASASSDGTVKIRSVDSDDGKIITLDGLCVDYFIRRDRQHLITGTKDGTAQIWNLEMEAGCVERLEGHRGRITIVHLHPELPLLITCSLDGTVSLWNSTTYKIENIIAFNLGAVCAFGYVKASRRMVVGCHNGIATVEIPSS; encoded by the exons ATGACGTTTAACTTGGACAACACCAGCAGTTTCGCCAGTGCTTCATCGGATGGCACGGTCAAG ATAAGGAGTGTTGATTCTGATGATGGTAAAATCATCACACTGGATGGGCTCTGTGTTGACTACTTCATACGCCGTGATCGGCAGCATCTGATCACCGGCACTAAGGACGGCACTGCACAG ATCTGGAACTTGGAGATGGAAGCTGGATGTGTTGAAAGGCTAGAAGGGCACAGAGGACGTATCACTATCGTCCATTTGCACCCCGAGCTTCCACTGCTGATTACATGCTCACTTGACGGCACTGTCAGTCTATGGAACTCCACTACCTATAA GATTGAGAATATAATTGCTTTCAACCTGGGCGCAGTTTGTGCATTTGGTTATGTAAAGGCCTCGAGAAG GATGGTGGTTGGATGCCACAATGGAATAGCCACGGTGGAAATACCTTCTTCTTGA